The sequence TAGCCGCCCACCGTCGCGCCGAGCGAGTTGCCCGACAGCGTGAACGAAACCCCGTCCGCCTGCGAAAGCTGGTCGTTGCCCTCGCTCTCCACCTGCGTCCCCACCGGGGCCAGGCTCGCCCGGAAACGATACTCGCCACGATAACCGTAGTAGGGGCTCACCCGCACGTAGTAGGTCCCGTCGCGCGGGATCACCACCGGCGGACTCTCGCCGCGCCAGCCCGCATTGGTGTTGGCGAAACTGGTGAGACCCGCGCCGGTCTCGTCCAGCACCTCCCAGCCCAGCCCGGCCGCCTCCGTCGCCGTCGAGTGGTCCACCGCCACCGTCAGCACCTGGCCCCGCGACGCCGTAAAACTCCAATAATCGCGGTCCGGGTCGTCCGACAAAAATCCCCGCCCGAAGCCGTGGCGGATCCCCGTCGCCGTGTCGTCCGCCGCCAGCGGCGCCCGCGCGTTGCCGTCGAGCACCCGCAGCACATGCTCGTCATTGTCCGCCACGACGAGCTCGGCCCGTCCGTCCCCGTCCAGGTCCGCCGCCGCCACCCCGTAGGTGTTGTACCAGTTGCGCCGCACGTAGCTGAAACCGAACGTCCCGTCCGCGCGGTTCGACGCCACCGTCAGGTGGTCGTAGCCGCCCAGCAGCAGGTCCGGCCACGAATCCCCGTTGACATCCGCCACCTTCACGAACTCGTTGTAGTAGCCGTAGTTCAACAGGAAATCCACCCGCGTCCCGAACGTCCCGTCGCCGTTGCCCGGGAAGATCCAGTAGCTGTAGGCCGGGTTGTCGTTGGCCACCGCCACCAGGTCCGGATTGCCGTCACGGTTGAAATCCGCCACCTTCAGGTCCGACACGTTCGGACCGTCCGGCATGTCGAGGAACGACGGCGCGCCGAACGTCCCGTCCCCCACCCCGAGGAACACCGCCAGCCGGTCGCCGTTGTCCATGTCGCCCACCGCGAGGTCCGCCTTGCCATCCTTGTTGAAATCCCCCGACGTGATCCCCCACGGCCGGATCTTCGGAGCCAGCGACAACCCGAGCCTGCTCTCGGTGAACGAACCCGCCTTGTCGTTGAGAAGCACCGAGACCGAATAGCCCGTCGTCCCGTCCGTCCCGTTGTTGGAGACCACCAGGTCCGGATAACCGTCCGCGTTGAAATCCCCCGGGGCCAGCCGCCGCGGGTAGTCGCCCACCGCCACATCCGCCTGCCGCACGAACACCGGGTTCCCCGGCGTCGAGTCGTTGCGGAAGAGGCCCACCTTATCAGTCCCCGCCAGCGTCACCGCCAGATCCATGTCGCCGTCCTTGTCCCAGTCGACCAGTTGCACGTCGTACGGCTCGTCGGCGATCCCGTCGAAAACCACCGGCGTGCCGAACCCGCGCGTTCCGTTGCCCGGATAGATCCGCAGCCCGTCGACCGATCCAAGGTGGGTCACCGCAGCGTCGGTTCTGCCGTCGCCGTCCAGGTCCGCCGTCTCGATGTCGAACGGCCAGCCCGCCGTCGCCACCGTCCGCCCCGCGTCGAGGAACGAACCGTCCCCCTGCGCCAGCACCCCGGTCGAAACCGTGTCCGCCGTCGCGATCGATCCATTGTCCCGATCCTCCGACACGTAGCCGGGAACCCCCGTCACCGTGAAATTCCTGACATGGGGAGCCGCAAGGCTGTTGTCCAATTTATCCTTCAGCACCGTGCCCACCGTGAACCGGTAGCTGTCCGGCTGCAGCGGACCGTCCGTCACGAAATACGAGGCGGACAGACCCGACGTGTATCCCGGCGCGCGCAGGTGGTAGACCACCTCGTTGCCATCCGAAAACGTTCCGTCCCCTCCCGAGCCGACCAGTTCGTAGCTGGCGAGGTCGTTCACCGACGCCGCCAGCATGTCCTCGCTGAATCCCAGCGTGAACGACGGAGCAAGGTAGCTCACCGTCGTCCCTTCCGCAGGCAGCGAGTTGGAGGTGATCGTCGGCGGCACCGTGTCCGAGATCGCGATGTCCGCGAAATACTCCGCCATCAGCCCCAGACCCGAGCTTCCTCCCACACGCACGTAATACGTCGACTCGTCGCCCGCCTTCAGCGTGTACACCAGCCGTGTCGCCGTCACCTCGTCGGGCGTCACCTGCGTCCCGTCCGCCTTGAACAACGCCAGCGTCGGAACCAGTCCGGACGTCGACGGCAGCCGCACCGTCACCCCCACCTGCGTCCCGGACGCCAGGTTGCCCAGGCCATACCAGTCGCCCGACGTGTCGTATCCCGCAAGATAGCCGCCCACCGTCGCGCCGAGCGAGTTGCCCGACAGCGTGAACGAAACCCCGTCCGCCTGCGAAAGCTGGTCGTTGCCCTCGCTCTCCACCTGCGTCCCCACCGGGGCCAGGCTCGCCCGGAAACGATACTCGCCACGATAACCGTAGTAGGGGCTCACCCGCACGTAGTAGGTCCCGTCGCGCGGGATCACCACCGGCGGACTCTCGCCGCGCCAGCCCGCATTGGTGTTGGCGAAACTGGTGAGACCCGCGCCGGTCTCGTCCAGCACCTCCCAGCCCAGCCCGGCCGCCTCCGTCGCCGTCGAGTGGTCCACCGCCACCGTCAGCACCTG is a genomic window of Luteolibacter yonseiensis containing:
- a CDS encoding FG-GAP-like repeat-containing protein, with translation GDFNADGYPDLVVSNNGTDGTTGYSVSVLLNDKAGSFTESRLGLSLAPKIRPWGITSGDFNKDGKADLAVGDMDNGDRLAVFLGVGDGTFGAPSFLDMPDGPNVSDLKVADFNRDGNPDLVAVANDNPAYSYWIFPGNGDGTFGTRVDFLLNYGYYNEFVKVADVNGDSWPDLLLGGYDHLTVASNRADGTFGFSYVRRNWYNTYGVAAADLDGDGRAELVVADNDEHVLRVLDGNARAPLAADDTATGIRHGFGRGFLSDDPDRDYWSFTASRGQVLTVAVDHSTATEAAGLGWEVLDETGAGLTSFANTNAGWRGESPPVVIPRDGTYYVRVSPYYGYRGEYRFRASLAPVGTQVESEGNDQLSQADGVSFTLSGNSLGATVGGYLAGYDTSGDWYGLGNLASGTQVGVTVRLPSTSGLVPTLALFKADGTQVTPDEVTATRLVYTLKAGDESTYYVRVGGSSGLGLMAEYFADIAISDTVPPTITSNSLPAEGTTVSYLAPSFTLGFSEDMLAASVNDLASYELVGSGGDGTFSDGNEVVYHLRAPGYTSGLSASYFVTDGPLQPDSYRFTVGTVLKDKLDNSLAAPHVRNFTVTGVPGYVSEDRDNGSIATADTVSTGVLAQGDGSFLDAGRTVATAGWPFDIETADLDGDGRTDAAVTHLGSVDGLRIYPGNGTRGFGTPVVFDGIADEPYDVQLVDWDKDGDMDLAVTLAGTDKVGLFRNDSTPGNPVFVRQADVAVGDYPRRLAPGDFNADGYPDLVVSNNGTDGTTGYSVSVLLNDKAGSFTESRLGLSLAPKIRPWGITSGDFNKDGKADLAVGDMDNGDRLAVFLGVGDGTFGAPSFLDMPDGPNVSDLKVADFNRDGNPDLVAVANDNPAYSYWIFPGNGDGTFGTRVDFLLNYGYYNEFVKVADVNGDSWPDLLLGGYDHLTVASNRADGTFGFSYVRRNWYNTYGVAAADLDGDGRAELVVADNDEHVLRVLDGNARAPLAADDTATGIRHGFGRGFLSDDPDRDYWSFTASRGQVLTVAVDHSTATEAAGLGWEVLDETGAGLTSFANTNAGWRGESPPVVIPRDGTYYVRVSPYYGYRGEYRFRASLAPVGTQVESEGNDQLSQADGVSFTLSGNSLGATVGG